The sequence below is a genomic window from Mycobacterium spongiae.
GACGCGAAGCCACATATCAAGAGGCCAGGGCAGAAAACTGCCGTCGTGACGCCTCGATGGGCGTCACGACGGCACAGTGGGGCAAAGTGGGGCACAGATTGGCCACAACTGCGGCTCAGGACCGCATACCCGTCATCAGCACCCCGAGGCCGAGCCGGCCTAAGAAAATAAAGGGGCAGCCATCGGCTGCCCCTTTGTGACCAATCGGATTCGGCCTATTCGTCGAAGCGACGCCGGAACCGGTCCTCCATACGGCTGGTGAACGAACCCCCACCCTTGGCCCGACGCTGACGCGTGGATCCCGACGCCGATCCCCCAGACGACGCCTTCTTCCCCGACAGCCGCGGACCGGTGATGGCGAACACCACACCACCAAACATCACGACAAAGCCGAAGACGCTGAGAATCGGGAAGCTGCCGATCATCGTCGCCTTGAACGCCACGCCGGATACCAGCATCGCCAGACCGACGACGAACAACGCGGCACCTTGCAGCCATCGCCGTGCGGAGGGTGCACGGAAGCCACCCCCGCGGACGCTCGACGCGAATTTGGGGTCTTCGGCGTAGAGCGCGCTCTCGATCTGGTCAAGCATCCGCTGCTCATGATCGGAGAGTGGCATTCGTCCCTCCTTGCCGACAAACCGTCACATACCTACCGGTAGCACACCGATGCCCGGGTGCGCGGGCAACTAACTCAGATGATACGAGGTCAATCTGCGCCGTACCACTAGTTCGCGAGCGATTCTATCCCGGCGGTGTCGCCGCGAGGCGACAGGCCGCAACCGCCGCGCGTTGCCAACCCGCAGACTGACCCTGCGACGTCGCTTCCTGGTCGATGGTCCTCTCGTAGTCGATGGTCTTCTCCTAGTCGATGGTCTTCTCCTAGTCGATGGTCTTCTCCTAGTCGATGGTCTTCTCCTAGTCGATGGTCTTCTCCTAGTCGATGGTCTTCTCCTAGTCGATGGTCGTCTGCTATCCGATACTGGTGCCGATACTGGTAGGCAAGGACCGCACCCAGGTCGTCACATGAGGAGGGCACCGCGAGTTGGCGATATTCCTCATCGATCTGCTGCCTCACGACATGAAACGCCGCCTCGGCGACGCGCTGACCGTGTACGTCGACGCGATGCACTATCCCAAGGGTGCGGAGAAGCAGCGCGCCGCAATGTGGCTGGAGCACATCGGGCGACGCGGTTGGCAAGCCGTCGCGGCAGTGGAAGTGGAGGCGAGCACGTCGAATGGCCCCGGCGACACCCAACAGGAGCCGTCAGCGGCTGAACTGAGCAACGCCCCGATCCTCGGAGTGGCCTACGGGTACCCAGGGGCACCCGGTCAGTGGTGGCAACAGCAGGTAGTGCTCGGGTTACAACGCAGCGGTTTTCCCGCGCTGGCGATCACGCGGCTGATGAGCAGCTATTTCGAGTTGACCGAGTTGCACATCCATCCCCGCGCTCAGGGTCACGGCCTAGGTGAGGCGTTGGCCCGCCGACTCCTCGCCGGTCGCGACGAGGACTACGTCTTGCTCTCCACACCAGAGACCGATGGTGAGGCCAACCGTGCATGGAAGTTGTACCGCCGTTTGGGCTTCACCGACATCATCCGCCGCTACCACTTTGCCGGCGATCCGCGAGCTTTCGCGATCCTCGGCCGTACGCTCCCCTTGTAACCAGGGGCAACCCGCGGCCGGAGGTTGCGTGCAAAACCGCGATACCAGGTCTGGCACGATGACCTGGTGCACGCCAGCTCTACCCCACTCCCAGCCCGAGGATCGCGAGCAGTCCGGCCCAGGCGGCGGCGCGTGCTGGCCATCGCGATGCTGCTGATGCTGGTGCCCCTGGCAACAGGCTGCCTGCGGGTCCGGGCGTCGATCACCATCTCGCCCGATGACCTGGTATCCGGTGAGATCATTGCCGCGGCCAAACCGAGAAACAGTAAAGACCTAGGCCCGCAGCTCGACAGCGACGTGCCGTTCAGCCAGAAAGTTGCGGTCTCGACCTACGACAGCGACGGCTATGTCGGGTCGCAAGCGGTGTTTTCCGACCTGACCTTCGCTGAGCTGCCGCAGCTGGCCACGATGAACCCCGATGCCGCCGGCGTGAACCTGTCCCTGCGCCGAAACGGCAATCTGGTGATCCTGGAAGGTCGCGCGGACCTCACCTCGCTGACCGACCCCGAGGCCGACGTCGAACTGACAGTCGCGTTCCCCGGGGTAGTGACGTCCACCAACGGTGACCGCATCGAGCCCGAGGTGGTGCTGTGGAAGCTCAAGCCGGGCGTGGTGAGCACGATGAACGCGCAGGCTCGCTACACCGATCCCAATACGCGCTCGTTCACCGCGGCGGGCATCTGGCTTGGCATCGTCTCGTTCGCCGCCGCCGCTGTGGTCGCGTCGCTGGCGTGGATCAACCGGGACCGCTCGCCCCGGTTCACCGCACCAGGTGACCAGCCCGAATAGTCCCGAGCGCGCGGATCACCCCGATTGCGCCGGCGACCAGTAAGCAAGCATCTCCGCGAACGTGTCGAATGCCGCCCCGGAAACGCCGTAGGTGGCTTCGAAATGGATACTCAGCGGAAAACCCAGGTCGGCGACGCCGTCGAGCACGCGCTTGTACACGTCAACCATCAATCGGCGTCGCTGCGCCGGCTCGCTCGCGGCCACCCTCTTCACGAACTCCTGCTCGCGGGCCACCACGGCATTCCCGGGGTCCTGGATGAGCCAGTTGATCAAGCCGACCCGCGCCTCGACCTTGGGGATGAACCCAAATGACAGCAGGATCTCCGGGCGGTGATCAGTGCTGTCGGCGAACTCGGTGAGGAAATCCACGATCGCGTCGGAATACAACAGCTGGGTCATGCCGTAGGTCGCGCCCTGCTCGCACTTGAAACGGAGCCGGCCCTGTTCACCCTCACGCGTCGGGATCACTATCACGCCGCGGTTGGCCACCAACTCCCGATAAATCGACAAAGCGTCGGTGGGCGCGACACCAGAGCCCTCGCCGTCATTCATCGTGCGCGGTACACCGACGAAGACCACGCCCTCCATTCCAGCATCGGACAGATCGACAAGCCGTCGACGCAGTGATGGTTCGTCCATGAACGCGGTCACCTGCGTGCACAGGCCGTTGATCCCTGGCAACTCCGGCTTGATCACCGACCAGAAGTCGAGCACATCCAGTTTCGGCTGCATCGGGACAGGCCTGTCGGCGTCCTCGGGGATCATCCCGGGGACCATCACGTGCCGGAGACGGCCGTCCAGCCCGGACTCCGCCGAGTACCGCAGTACCTTGCGGGCATCTTCCAATGCCCGCTCTTTGCCACCCTCGACATTCGGTGGTACCAGCTCAAGAGCAATCGTGTTGAGGCTCACAAGGCTCCTCTTCGTCAGACGAGTAGTTTTCTGGCCGCTTCCGGGCCGCGCCTCATCGCGCAAACCTGTCCCGCTGGGCCTTTACGCTGGGCTTTCGTGCCCGGCAAATCAGGTCACTACTGACAGCATAGGTGCGAGATCGTCAGTTAGTCGAAGCAACTTCTGCCGCGACCGGCGCCGGGGAAGCCGCCTCCGACCGTCGGAGTGCCGGTCGGAATACACTGTCGGGCCAGAGACACGCCAATTGCGAAAGGGGCGCCGCGCTGGCCGTCGAAGCTGCGGCAACGGTCGAATTGGCCGGCGCCATTACCAATCAACTGCGGCAGTACTTGCATGACCGTCGCAGCGAAGCTACCCATATTGATTTCCCCGGGAGTGGCGACTATGGCGCCCTGATCGCCGACCTCGAGGACTTTGTGCTCGGCGGAGGCAAGCGGCTGCGACCGGTCTTCGCCTACTGGGGCTGGCATGCCGTAGCAGCCCAAGAACCCGGTCCTGACGTGTTGTTGCTGTTTTCTGCTTTGGAGTTGCTGCACGCCTGGGCGCTGGTGCACGACGACGTCATCGACCGTTCCGCAACCCGGCGCGGTAGGCCGGCGGCCCATATGCGCTTCGCGGCGCTGCACCGCGACCGGAACTGGCTGGGCACTGCGGATCAGTTCGGGGTGTCCGCGGCGGTCCTCCTCGGTGATCTGGCCCACAGCTGGGCCGACGACATCGTCGCCCGGGTCTGCGAAACCAGCCTGCCGCCGGACGCGCAGCGGCGAGTCCATCGCGTGTGGGCCGATATCCGCACCGAGGTGGTGGGCGGGCAATACCTCGACATCGTCGCCGAGGCCAGCGCCGCCGAGTCGATCGCGTCAGCGATGAAGGTCGCCACCTTCAAGACCGCCTGCTACACGGTGTCGCGACCGCTACAACTCGGGACGGCTGCCGCCGCCGCCAGGCCGGACGTTATGGCCGTGTTCGAGCAGTTCGGGATGGACCTGGGCGTGGCTTTCCAGCTGCGCGACGACGTGCTCGGCGTGTTCGGGGACCCAGCGGTGACGGGCAAGCCCTCTGGCGACGACCTGCGGTCGGGGAAACGCACCGTGCTGATGGCCGAGGCCATGGAACTAGCGGACAAGACAGACCCCCGCGCCGCCGACCTGCTACGGAAATCGATCGGCACCCCGCTGACTGACGCGCAGGTAGCCGAACTGCGCGACGCCGTCGAGGCAGTGGGTGCGCTGGCCGCTGCCGAGAGCCGCATCGCGACGCTCACCGAGCGGGCACTGACCGCGCTGGCGGCCGCACCCATCAACGCGATAGCCAAGAAGGGGTTGTCCGACCTGGCCAGGATGGCCACCAACCGGTCCGCGTGAACTGATGACCAATCCGACGAAAGCCCCGACAGCCGACTCCGCGACGACGAGAAGTTCCCTCAGCCAACGCCTGTCGCGGCTTCGCACCTTCGCCACCGCGCAGGAAGGCGGACCGGCACGGCTCGGTCTCGTCGGAGCCCTGCTCATTACGGCGGGTGGTCTCGGGGCCGGCAGCATCCGCCAGCATGACCCCTTGCTGGAGTCGATTCATATGGCCTGGCTGCGCTTCGGCCACGGGCTGGTGCTGTCATCGATACTGTTGTGGGCCGGGGTGGCTTTGCTGCTCGTCGCGTGGCTTACCCTAGGCCGGCGCGTCCTCGGCGGCGCGGCCACCGAGTTCACCATGCGTGCCACCACCGCATTCTGGTTGGCACCGTTGCTGGTGTCGGTGCCGGTGTTTAGCCGGGACACCTACTCATATCTGGCGCAGGGCGCATTGCTGCGCGACGGCCTGGATCCGTACGCCGTCGGTCCGGTGGGCAACCCGAACGCGTTCCTCGACGACGTCAGCCCGATCTGGACGATCACTACCGCGCCTTATGGCCCCGCATTCATTCTCGTTGCGAAGCTCGTCACGATCGCCGTCGGCAACAACGTCGTCGCCGGGACCATGCTGTTGCGCTTGTGCATGCTTCCCGGACTGGCGCTGCTGGTCTGGGCAACGCCCCGCCTGGCCCATCATCTCCACGCCGATGGCCCAACCGCGCTGTGGATTTGTGTCCTCAATCCGCTGGTACTCATCCATCTCATGGGCGGGGTCCACAACGAGATGTTGATGGTGGGCCTGATGACCGCCGCTATCGCCCTGACCTTTCAGCGCCACCACATCGCGGGTATCACCTTGCTCACGGTCGCAATCGCGGTCAAAGCCACCGCGGGACTCGCACTGCCATTTCTGTTCTGGGTGTGGATGCGACATCTTCACGAACGCCGCGGCTACCGGCCCATCCAGGCGTTCGTGGCAGCCGCCGCGTTATCTCTCGTAATTTTCGTGGCGGTGTTCGCCGTGTTGTCCGCGGTGGCCGGTGTCGGCTTGGGGTGGCTCACCGCGCTCGCTGGCTCGGTGAAGATCATCAACTGGCTGACGGTGCCAACAGGGGCGGCAAACCTGATCCACGCTCTGGCCGCCGGATATTTCTCAGTCGATTTCTACAACCTGCTGCGGGTCACGCGTCTTGTCGGAATCGCGATCATCGCCGTGTCGCTGCCGCTGCTGTGGTGGCGGTTTCGGCGCGACGACCAAGCGGCACTCACCGGCATCGCGTGGTCGATGCTGATCGTGGTGCTCTTCGTCCCCGCCGCGCTGCCGTGGTATTACTCGTGGCCGCTGGCCGTGGCGGCACCGCTAGCGCAGTCACAACGGGCGATGGCCATCATTGCCGCGTTCTCGACCTGGATCATGGTGATCTTCAAACCCGATGGGTCGCACGGCATGTACTCGTGGCTGCACTTTTCGATCGCCACCACCTGCGCGTTGATCGCTGCGTACGCGCTGTACCGGGCACCGGATCGGCGGGCCGACGCGGCCGAAGCCCAGGACGGTATGCCCAGTCAGTAAGCCCTTTAGTAGGCCCCGAATGAGCCTCTGACAAGCCACAAATAAGCCCCTAATAAGCCATAGCCTGCGCGCGACGCACGATTTCGCGAGCCTGGTGGGCATGGAGCGCGTCGACGGGGCGGGCGTTACTGACCGCATCACGCGAGCCGTCTCGCGTGATGGTCAGCGACGGGTCCGGGGTAAACAGCCAGCGCACAATCTCGGTGTCGCGATATCCACCGTCGTGCAGGATCGTGAGCAGCCCCGGCAGACTCTTGACAACATGCCCGGAGCTGGTGAAGAACACCTGCGGCACCACCACGCCACCGCCACGGCGCACCGCGACCAGGTGGCCTTCCCGTAGCTGCTGAGCCACCTTGCTGACCGGCACGCCGAGCAGTTGGGCAACGCGGGCCAGGTCGTAGGTTGGCTCGTCGGGGTCCAAAACGTCGTCGCCAGCGGGAATACTGCCCACTGGATCAGTCTAGATCCTGGCATCCGGGCAAGTCGCCGTGTTGGGCGAACGTAGGTCTTACCGCTGGATCGCAGCGCCACCTACGATGGCCCCGTGGTTGGAGGTGCGACCGGGGGCGCGATAGACAGCGCACTGCTGGATGGCCGGTACTTGGTTCAGGCCAAGATCGCCAGCGGTGGTACCTCGACGGTCTACC
It includes:
- the idsA2 gene encoding bifunctional (2E,6E)-farnesyl/geranyl diphosphate synthase, encoding MAGAITNQLRQYLHDRRSEATHIDFPGSGDYGALIADLEDFVLGGGKRLRPVFAYWGWHAVAAQEPGPDVLLLFSALELLHAWALVHDDVIDRSATRRGRPAAHMRFAALHRDRNWLGTADQFGVSAAVLLGDLAHSWADDIVARVCETSLPPDAQRRVHRVWADIRTEVVGGQYLDIVAEASAAESIASAMKVATFKTACYTVSRPLQLGTAAAAARPDVMAVFEQFGMDLGVAFQLRDDVLGVFGDPAVTGKPSGDDLRSGKRTVLMAEAMELADKTDPRAADLLRKSIGTPLTDAQVAELRDAVEAVGALAAAESRIATLTERALTALAAAPINAIAKKGLSDLARMATNRSA
- a CDS encoding alpha-(1->6)-mannopyranosyltransferase A produces the protein MTNPTKAPTADSATTRSSLSQRLSRLRTFATAQEGGPARLGLVGALLITAGGLGAGSIRQHDPLLESIHMAWLRFGHGLVLSSILLWAGVALLLVAWLTLGRRVLGGAATEFTMRATTAFWLAPLLVSVPVFSRDTYSYLAQGALLRDGLDPYAVGPVGNPNAFLDDVSPIWTITTAPYGPAFILVAKLVTIAVGNNVVAGTMLLRLCMLPGLALLVWATPRLAHHLHADGPTALWICVLNPLVLIHLMGGVHNEMLMVGLMTAAIALTFQRHHIAGITLLTVAIAVKATAGLALPFLFWVWMRHLHERRGYRPIQAFVAAAALSLVIFVAVFAVLSAVAGVGLGWLTALAGSVKIINWLTVPTGAANLIHALAAGYFSVDFYNLLRVTRLVGIAIIAVSLPLLWWRFRRDDQAALTGIAWSMLIVVLFVPAALPWYYSWPLAVAAPLAQSQRAMAIIAAFSTWIMVIFKPDGSHGMYSWLHFSIATTCALIAAYALYRAPDRRADAAEAQDGMPSQ
- a CDS encoding LppM family (lipo)protein, whose amino-acid sequence is MLLMLVPLATGCLRVRASITISPDDLVSGEIIAAAKPRNSKDLGPQLDSDVPFSQKVAVSTYDSDGYVGSQAVFSDLTFAELPQLATMNPDAAGVNLSLRRNGNLVILEGRADLTSLTDPEADVELTVAFPGVVTSTNGDRIEPEVVLWKLKPGVVSTMNAQARYTDPNTRSFTAAGIWLGIVSFAAAAVVASLAWINRDRSPRFTAPGDQPE
- a CDS encoding GNAT family N-acetyltransferase, whose product is MAIFLIDLLPHDMKRRLGDALTVYVDAMHYPKGAEKQRAAMWLEHIGRRGWQAVAAVEVEASTSNGPGDTQQEPSAAELSNAPILGVAYGYPGAPGQWWQQQVVLGLQRSGFPALAITRLMSSYFELTELHIHPRAQGHGLGEALARRLLAGRDEDYVLLSTPETDGEANRAWKLYRRLGFTDIIRRYHFAGDPRAFAILGRTLPL
- a CDS encoding DUF3040 domain-containing protein produces the protein MPLSDHEQRMLDQIESALYAEDPKFASSVRGGGFRAPSARRWLQGAALFVVGLAMLVSGVAFKATMIGSFPILSVFGFVVMFGGVVFAITGPRLSGKKASSGGSASGSTRQRRAKGGGSFTSRMEDRFRRRFDE
- a CDS encoding mycobacterial-type methylenetetrahydrofolate reductase produces the protein MSLNTIALELVPPNVEGGKERALEDARKVLRYSAESGLDGRLRHVMVPGMIPEDADRPVPMQPKLDVLDFWSVIKPELPGINGLCTQVTAFMDEPSLRRRLVDLSDAGMEGVVFVGVPRTMNDGEGSGVAPTDALSIYRELVANRGVIVIPTREGEQGRLRFKCEQGATYGMTQLLYSDAIVDFLTEFADSTDHRPEILLSFGFIPKVEARVGLINWLIQDPGNAVVAREQEFVKRVAASEPAQRRRLMVDVYKRVLDGVADLGFPLSIHFEATYGVSGAAFDTFAEMLAYWSPAQSG
- a CDS encoding Rv2175c family DNA-binding protein, with the translated sequence MGSIPAGDDVLDPDEPTYDLARVAQLLGVPVSKVAQQLREGHLVAVRRGGGVVVPQVFFTSSGHVVKSLPGLLTILHDGGYRDTEIVRWLFTPDPSLTITRDGSRDAVSNARPVDALHAHQAREIVRRAQAMAY